A genome region from Solirubrobacter pauli includes the following:
- a CDS encoding ATP-binding protein: protein MDAGWDIRLCGPVLVEANGARLDGGLPGRQGRLLFAYLVLNRSRGCPRDELVDALWPEGPPAAADSALSALLSKLRRALGDGVLTGRGELRLRLEGPVAVDIERSRAAIVEAEAAMEAGDHALATARTREALATDLQTFLPDAEAGWAAEQRRELETLRLRGLEMLAEAGLRQGGRELGSAEQAARAAIAAAPFRESAHRLLMEIHEAAGNPAEALRAFEELRSLLREELGTTPGQAAMAVFERVLRGEPPPVVRSVPPPVAAVALEPAPWPAPLAAAVDRHPLIGRSVELGFLERCWREAADGQRALVLLAGDAGIGKTRLAAEAAELAHRDGAAVLYGRFDEETLTPYQPVVEMLRGWSAGAPLDVLRDRIGPRAAELSILLPEFGAPPADHNTSSAGLGGGEADAQRFRFFDAVAALLGEIGAEAPVVLVFDDLQWADRPTLQLLRHLVRAPAPRRALFLGTYRESEISDRDPLHELIGDLRREGTMRRLELGGLGEAEVGDLVAELSSSPASASFVRALAGETEGNPFFIEEVVRHIRDTAGALSEEVTLEEAGVPDGVREVTARRLRRLSEPTRAVLLVASVIGREFDYDVLADVVAQGDDELVEALEEGVEARVLREIGHVGRYGFTHGLVRATLYEQISQLRRARLHGRVGEALVQRRGGDLDPHLALLAHHFAQAAPVERPDRAIDFALAAARRADRMLAWEEAAQHYRAALRARELSGAVDDHVRAELLLALGASEERAGLEQEARESFSAAIRTARQLGDPVLLTRGVLGQAGPWSALSRSDPERVALLDEAMEALPEDDSPLRARLLARMSLELYYAGEPELRLSLSEEAVRVARRIGDPRTLASCLDARHYALWQPENVEQRLVVAAELREVAEQTGDPELELQGAAWTIIDLMELGDIDGVDIQIAAVSKLADALHRPIWLWWASLFRGSRAQLDGRFDEAERLAQETLVIGQRGQAENALHYYAQEMYSIRREQGRLAEVEGAVRNFIELYPAIPAWRSSLALLLIELGRPEEARAEFEAMATGGFNIPRDANWLVAVTLLAEVCGALGDADRAPELYALIEPYAGRNIVVGRNATFNGCASWLLGLLAAAQGQYDLAERHYEDAQKMHAAMGAKPWYTRTQVVFAELLLARRGPGDAERAAEMLADAVVVADALGMVVLAERARRLVPRAAPAG, encoded by the coding sequence GTGGATGCAGGGTGGGACATCCGGTTATGCGGGCCTGTTCTCGTCGAGGCGAATGGGGCTCGGCTGGACGGCGGGCTGCCAGGACGGCAGGGGCGTCTGCTCTTCGCCTATCTGGTCCTGAACCGGAGTCGTGGGTGCCCGCGCGACGAGCTCGTCGACGCGCTCTGGCCCGAGGGTCCGCCGGCCGCGGCCGACTCCGCGCTGAGCGCGCTGCTTTCCAAGCTGCGCCGTGCGCTGGGCGACGGCGTGCTGACCGGTCGTGGTGAGCTGCGCCTGCGGCTCGAGGGGCCGGTGGCGGTCGACATCGAGCGCTCGCGCGCCGCGATCGTCGAGGCCGAGGCCGCGATGGAGGCCGGCGACCACGCGCTCGCGACCGCGCGCACGCGGGAAGCGCTCGCCACCGACCTGCAGACGTTCCTGCCGGACGCCGAGGCCGGCTGGGCGGCCGAGCAGCGGCGCGAGCTGGAGACGCTGCGCCTGCGCGGGCTCGAGATGCTGGCCGAGGCCGGCCTGCGCCAGGGCGGGCGGGAGCTGGGCTCGGCCGAGCAGGCCGCGCGGGCGGCGATCGCCGCGGCGCCGTTCCGCGAGTCCGCGCACCGGCTGCTGATGGAGATCCACGAGGCGGCGGGCAACCCGGCCGAGGCGCTGCGCGCGTTCGAGGAGCTGCGGTCGCTGCTGCGCGAGGAGCTCGGCACGACGCCCGGCCAGGCCGCGATGGCCGTCTTCGAGCGCGTGCTGCGCGGCGAGCCGCCCCCGGTCGTGCGGTCGGTCCCGCCGCCGGTCGCCGCCGTGGCGCTCGAGCCCGCGCCGTGGCCGGCGCCGCTCGCGGCCGCGGTCGACCGGCACCCGCTGATCGGCCGCAGCGTCGAGCTGGGGTTCCTCGAGCGCTGCTGGCGCGAGGCGGCCGACGGCCAGCGCGCGCTCGTGCTGCTCGCCGGCGACGCGGGCATCGGCAAGACGCGCCTCGCCGCCGAGGCGGCGGAGCTCGCGCACCGGGACGGCGCCGCCGTGCTCTACGGACGCTTCGACGAGGAGACGCTGACGCCGTACCAGCCGGTGGTCGAGATGCTGCGCGGCTGGTCGGCCGGCGCGCCGCTGGACGTCCTGCGCGACCGCATCGGCCCGCGCGCGGCCGAGCTGTCGATCCTGCTGCCCGAGTTCGGCGCGCCGCCCGCGGATCACAACACGAGCTCCGCCGGGCTGGGCGGCGGCGAGGCCGACGCGCAGCGCTTCCGCTTCTTCGACGCCGTCGCCGCGCTGCTCGGGGAGATCGGCGCGGAGGCGCCGGTGGTGCTGGTGTTCGACGACCTGCAGTGGGCCGACCGGCCGACGCTCCAGCTCCTGCGTCACCTCGTGCGCGCGCCCGCGCCGCGCCGCGCGCTGTTCCTCGGCACCTACCGCGAGAGCGAGATCTCCGATCGCGACCCGCTGCACGAGCTGATCGGCGACCTGCGCCGTGAGGGCACGATGCGCCGGCTCGAGCTGGGCGGGCTCGGCGAGGCCGAGGTCGGGGACCTCGTGGCCGAGCTGTCGAGCTCACCGGCGTCGGCGTCCTTCGTGCGCGCGCTCGCGGGCGAGACCGAGGGCAACCCGTTCTTCATCGAGGAGGTCGTGCGCCACATCCGCGACACGGCCGGCGCGCTGAGCGAGGAGGTCACGCTCGAGGAGGCCGGCGTCCCGGACGGCGTGCGCGAGGTCACCGCGCGGCGGCTGCGACGGCTGTCCGAGCCGACCCGGGCGGTGCTGCTCGTCGCGTCGGTGATCGGGCGCGAGTTCGACTACGACGTGCTGGCCGACGTGGTCGCGCAGGGCGACGACGAGCTGGTCGAGGCCCTGGAGGAGGGCGTGGAGGCGCGCGTGCTGCGCGAGATCGGGCACGTCGGCCGCTACGGCTTCACCCACGGGCTCGTGCGGGCGACCCTGTACGAGCAGATCTCGCAGCTGCGCCGGGCGCGCCTGCACGGTCGGGTCGGCGAGGCGCTCGTCCAGCGGCGCGGCGGCGACCTGGACCCGCACCTCGCGCTGCTCGCGCATCACTTCGCGCAGGCGGCGCCCGTCGAGCGGCCCGACCGCGCGATCGACTTCGCCCTGGCGGCCGCCCGCCGCGCCGACCGCATGCTCGCGTGGGAGGAGGCCGCGCAGCACTACCGGGCGGCGCTGCGCGCGCGGGAGCTCTCCGGCGCGGTGGACGACCACGTGCGCGCCGAGCTGCTGCTGGCGCTGGGCGCCTCCGAGGAGCGCGCGGGGCTCGAGCAGGAGGCGCGCGAGAGCTTCAGCGCCGCGATCCGCACCGCGCGCCAGCTCGGCGACCCGGTGCTGTTGACGCGCGGCGTGCTCGGCCAGGCCGGTCCCTGGTCGGCGCTGTCGCGCTCCGACCCCGAGCGGGTCGCGCTGCTCGACGAGGCGATGGAGGCGCTGCCGGAGGACGACTCGCCGCTGCGCGCGCGGCTGCTCGCCCGCATGTCGCTCGAGCTCTACTACGCCGGCGAGCCGGAGCTGCGGCTGTCGCTGTCGGAGGAGGCCGTGCGGGTCGCGCGGCGGATCGGCGACCCCCGGACGCTCGCGAGCTGCCTCGACGCGCGCCACTACGCCCTGTGGCAGCCCGAGAACGTCGAGCAGCGGCTCGTCGTGGCCGCCGAGCTGCGCGAGGTGGCCGAGCAGACCGGCGATCCGGAGCTCGAGCTGCAGGGCGCGGCGTGGACGATCATCGACCTGATGGAGCTGGGCGACATCGACGGCGTGGACATCCAGATCGCCGCCGTGAGCAAGCTCGCCGACGCCCTCCACCGCCCGATCTGGCTCTGGTGGGCGTCCCTCTTCCGCGGCTCCCGCGCGCAGCTCGACGGCCGCTTCGACGAGGCCGAGCGGCTCGCCCAGGAGACGCTCGTGATCGGCCAGCGCGGCCAGGCCGAGAACGCCCTCCACTACTACGCGCAGGAGATGTACTCGATCCGCCGCGAGCAGGGCCGCCTGGCCGAGGTCGAAGGCGCCGTGCGCAACTTCATCGAGCTGTACCCGGCGATCCCGGCCTGGCGCAGCTCGCTGGCGCTGCTCCTGATCGAGCTCGGCCGCCCCGAAGAGGCCCGCGCCGAGTTCGAGGCGATGGCCACCGGCGGCTTCAACATCCCCCGCGACGCCAACTGGCTGGTCGCCGTGACCCTGCTCGCCGAGGTCTGCGGCGCGTTGGGCGACGCCGACCGCGCCCCGGAGCTCTACGCCCTGATCGAGCCCTACGCGGGGCGCAACATCGTCGTCGGCCGCAACGCGACCTTCAACGGCTGCGCCTCCTGGCTCCTGGGCCTGCTCGCCGCCGCCCAGGGGCAGTACGACCTCGCCGAGCGCCACTACGAGGACGCCCAGAAGATGCACGCGGCGATGGGCGCGAAGCCGTGGTACACGCGGACCCAGGTGGTCTTCGCCGAGCTGCTGCTCGCCCGGCGCGGCCCGGGCGACGCCGAGCGCGCGGCGGAGATGCTCGCGGACGCGGTCGTGGTGGCCGACGCGTTGGGGATGGTCGTGCTGGCCGAGCGGGCGCGGCGTCTGGTGCCGCGTGCCGCTCCGGCTGGTTAG
- the radA gene encoding DNA repair protein RadA, which produces MARATTVFVCSDCAAETPRWMGQCPGCNAWNTLTEEARGPAATKGRGGAAKARAAAITPTRLREVAAERHQRLKTGIGELDQVLGGGLVPGSLVLLGGSPGIGKSTLTNMALGNLEGAGHKTLYISGEESAAQIRLRAERLSGAALQVPVVAETDLDTVLATMEAESPAVCVVDSVQTLHAADLTGAAGSVGQVREVADRITRVAKQRNIAVLLVGHVTKEGALAGPRVLEHLVDCVLQFEGERERTYRTLRALKNRFGSTNDVGVFEMRSDGLVEVQDASARFVGEATRAPGSVVLAAMEGSRPLLVEVQALVSPSELVPPRRVVNGIDRNRLALVLAVLARHAGIGAGTSDVFVNVAGGVRIDEPGADLAVALAVASAVRGVTMGERAPVACFGEVGLTGELRTVAHADRRLAEAAKFGLKPVICPGGETPSLRAAVKAALGAPPSRVAA; this is translated from the coding sequence ATGGCCCGCGCGACCACCGTCTTCGTCTGCTCCGACTGCGCCGCGGAGACGCCGCGGTGGATGGGGCAGTGCCCGGGGTGCAACGCGTGGAACACGCTCACCGAGGAGGCGCGTGGGCCGGCCGCCACGAAGGGTCGGGGCGGGGCCGCCAAGGCGCGCGCCGCGGCGATCACGCCGACGCGGCTCAGGGAAGTCGCGGCCGAGCGTCACCAGCGGCTGAAGACCGGCATCGGGGAGCTCGACCAGGTGCTCGGCGGCGGGCTCGTGCCCGGCAGCCTGGTGCTGCTCGGTGGGTCGCCCGGCATCGGCAAGTCGACGCTGACGAACATGGCGCTCGGGAACCTGGAGGGCGCGGGGCACAAGACGCTCTACATCTCCGGGGAGGAGTCGGCGGCGCAGATCCGGCTGCGTGCGGAGCGGCTGTCCGGTGCGGCGCTGCAGGTGCCGGTGGTGGCGGAGACCGACCTGGACACGGTGCTGGCGACGATGGAGGCCGAGTCGCCGGCGGTGTGCGTCGTGGACTCGGTGCAGACGCTGCACGCCGCCGACCTCACGGGCGCGGCGGGGTCGGTCGGGCAGGTGCGCGAGGTCGCCGACCGGATCACGCGCGTGGCCAAGCAGCGCAACATCGCGGTGCTGCTGGTGGGCCACGTGACCAAGGAGGGCGCGCTCGCGGGGCCGCGCGTGCTCGAGCACCTCGTGGACTGCGTGCTGCAGTTCGAGGGCGAGCGCGAGCGCACCTACCGGACGCTGCGGGCGCTCAAGAACCGCTTCGGCTCCACGAACGACGTCGGCGTGTTCGAGATGCGCTCGGACGGGCTCGTGGAGGTGCAGGACGCCTCCGCGCGCTTCGTCGGGGAGGCCACGCGCGCGCCCGGCTCGGTCGTGCTGGCGGCGATGGAGGGCTCACGGCCGCTGCTGGTCGAGGTGCAGGCGCTCGTCTCGCCGTCCGAGCTGGTTCCGCCGCGGCGGGTCGTCAACGGCATCGACCGCAACCGGCTCGCGCTCGTGCTGGCCGTGCTCGCGCGCCACGCGGGGATCGGGGCGGGCACGAGCGACGTGTTCGTCAACGTCGCGGGCGGCGTGCGGATCGACGAGCCCGGCGCGGACCTCGCCGTCGCGCTGGCCGTGGCGAGCGCCGTGCGGGGCGTCACGATGGGGGAGCGCGCGCCGGTCGCGTGCTTCGGCGAGGTCGGCCTGACGGGCGAGCTGCGGACCGTCGCGCACGCCGACCGGCGGCTCGCGGAGGCGGCCAAGTTCGGCCTCAAGCCGGTCATCTGCCCCGGCGGCGAGACACCCTCCCTGCGCGCCGCGGTGAAGGCCGCGCTCGGTGCACCACCTTCCCGCGTAGCAGCCTGA
- the disA gene encoding DNA integrity scanning diadenylate cyclase DisA encodes MQPRSGEELNELEARQEPRLVKALEMVAPGTAVREGIDNIVHARTGGLLVIGDPDELAFLFSGGIRLDIDYTPALVYQLAKMDGAIALNANATKIAWCNVQLMPDPTILTSETGTRHRTAERISKQTDALVIAVSQRRDVVSLYVDGAKYILEEIPAVLAKANQALATLDKYRTRLDQVSTRLTALEFEGGVTLHDVLTVLQRAELVTRMAVEIERYIVELGTEGRLIEMQLEETMVGVAGDKAALLHDYLADPVEDAFAMALDGISRLPHQDLLDFGRLAELLGYDRKVNTLDYPVSPRGYRILGRIPRLPKLVVQNIVREFRGLDEILAATDPELESVEGVGEIRAKDIREGLRRLQEINLVDRYLQT; translated from the coding sequence ATGCAGCCGCGATCAGGGGAAGAGCTCAATGAGCTCGAAGCGCGGCAAGAGCCCCGGTTGGTGAAGGCCCTTGAGATGGTCGCACCCGGCACGGCGGTGCGCGAAGGGATCGACAACATCGTCCACGCGCGTACCGGCGGACTGCTCGTCATCGGTGATCCGGACGAGCTGGCGTTCTTGTTCTCAGGCGGTATCCGGCTGGATATCGACTACACCCCTGCGCTCGTCTACCAGCTCGCGAAGATGGACGGCGCGATCGCGCTGAACGCCAACGCGACGAAGATCGCCTGGTGCAACGTGCAGCTGATGCCCGACCCGACGATCCTCACGTCGGAGACCGGCACGCGCCACCGCACCGCCGAGCGCATCTCGAAGCAGACGGACGCGCTCGTGATCGCCGTCTCCCAGCGGCGTGACGTCGTCTCGCTCTACGTCGACGGCGCGAAGTACATCCTCGAGGAGATCCCCGCGGTGCTCGCCAAGGCCAACCAGGCGCTGGCGACGCTGGACAAGTACCGCACCCGCCTGGATCAGGTCTCCACCCGCCTCACCGCGCTCGAGTTCGAGGGCGGCGTCACGCTCCACGACGTGCTGACCGTGCTGCAGCGCGCGGAGCTCGTCACGCGCATGGCGGTCGAGATCGAGCGCTACATCGTGGAGCTCGGCACCGAAGGCCGCCTCATCGAGATGCAGCTCGAGGAGACGATGGTCGGCGTCGCCGGCGACAAGGCCGCGCTGCTGCACGACTACCTGGCCGACCCGGTGGAGGACGCCTTCGCGATGGCCCTCGACGGCATCTCGCGCCTGCCCCACCAAGACTTGCTCGACTTCGGTCGGCTCGCCGAGCTGCTCGGCTACGACCGCAAGGTCAACACGTTGGACTATCCCGTCTCGCCCCGCGGGTACCGCATCCTCGGCCGCATACCGAGGCTGCCGAAGCTCGTGGTGCAGAACATCGTTCGCGAGTTCCGAGGGCTTGACGAGATCCTGGCCGCCACCGACCCCGAGCTGGAGTCGGTGGAGGGCGTCGGTGAAATCCGGGCGAAGGACATCCGCGAGGGTCTTCGCCGTCTTCAGGAGATCAACCTCGTGGACCGGTACTTGCAAACCTGA
- a CDS encoding CarD family transcriptional regulator: MGDNVVYPHHGAGQVVKKEEKNILGEVREYLTIKILHNDMTVMVPCANAGKAGLRRVIDEETVKAVLGVLAADVSEMPKNWNRRFKHNRDKIKTGDIYELAEVVRNLAVREQDKGLSTGEKQMYTRAKKILASEMMYALEKTEEEAEAYLDEILLRTADELAAAAAVSAE, from the coding sequence ATCGGCGACAACGTGGTCTACCCGCATCATGGGGCCGGCCAGGTAGTCAAGAAGGAGGAGAAGAACATCCTCGGCGAGGTGCGCGAGTACCTCACGATCAAGATCCTCCACAACGACATGACCGTCATGGTCCCGTGTGCGAACGCCGGCAAGGCCGGTCTGCGCCGCGTGATCGACGAGGAGACCGTCAAGGCGGTCCTCGGCGTTCTCGCCGCTGACGTGTCCGAGATGCCGAAGAACTGGAACCGGCGTTTCAAGCACAACCGCGACAAGATCAAGACGGGCGACATCTACGAGCTGGCCGAGGTCGTTCGCAACCTCGCCGTCCGTGAGCAGGACAAGGGCCTTTCCACCGGCGAGAAGCAGATGTACACGCGCGCCAAGAAGATCCTGGCCTCGGAGATGATGTACGCGCTGGAGAAGACCGAGGAAGAGGCCGAGGCCTACCTCGACGAGATCCTCCTGCGCACGGCTGACGAGCTCGCCGCCGCGGCTGCGGTTTCGGCTGAGTAG
- the ispD gene encoding 2-C-methyl-D-erythritol 4-phosphate cytidylyltransferase, which yields MAAGSGSRLGAAVPKAFVPVAGRPMIEWSVDALRAAGIEEIVVALPEGGVAPAGCLGVRGGATRSESVRAALDAAASSGDVVVHDAARPLVEPSLFTRVVEALAEADCAIAAARVTDTIKEADGDVVVRTHDRSRLWAIQTPQAFRRAALEAALNVDASVLAQATDDASLVEQAGGTVRVVEASPGNFKVTTPHDLQVAELLLMERVRS from the coding sequence GTGGCCGCGGGCTCAGGCTCGCGGCTCGGAGCCGCGGTACCCAAGGCGTTCGTGCCGGTCGCCGGACGCCCGATGATCGAGTGGTCGGTGGACGCGTTGCGTGCCGCCGGCATCGAGGAGATCGTGGTCGCGCTGCCCGAGGGCGGCGTCGCGCCCGCCGGCTGCCTCGGCGTCCGCGGCGGGGCGACCCGCTCGGAGTCCGTGCGCGCCGCGCTGGACGCTGCGGCCTCGTCCGGAGACGTCGTGGTGCACGACGCCGCCCGGCCCTTGGTGGAGCCGTCGCTGTTCACCCGCGTGGTCGAGGCTCTGGCGGAAGCCGACTGCGCGATCGCCGCGGCCCGCGTGACGGACACGATCAAGGAGGCCGACGGCGACGTCGTCGTCCGCACGCATGACCGCTCACGGCTGTGGGCGATCCAGACGCCGCAGGCCTTCCGGCGCGCGGCGCTCGAGGCGGCCCTGAACGTCGACGCGTCCGTGCTCGCGCAGGCCACGGACGACGCGTCCCTGGTCGAGCAGGCGGGCGGCACCGTGCGGGTCGTCGAAGCCTCGCCCGGCAACTTCAAGGTGACCACGCCGCACGACCTCCAGGTGGCCGAGCTGCTCCTCATGGAACGCGTGCGATCCTGA